A part of Aspergillus oryzae RIB40 DNA, chromosome 7 genomic DNA contains:
- a CDS encoding uncharacterized protein (predicted protein) — translation MVGQSHNKAVSVNSGSPLTCSARGSITSKGPLRWTIAAAKILLCTSQVVDTDIVRKYGLGTQNDVTPSRGIVVIADEGGQCLETEAWIPVAALGRAHDIKGIIRFGDRFQLGPVVMNSGDEPFNEFASQISRSLFDRILRSTETKVSLNIQQRMRPELW, via the exons ATGGTTGGCCAATCACACAACAAGGCTGTATCTGTAAATTCTGGGAGTCCTTTAACTTGTAGCGCTCGCGGTAGTATCACCTCTAAGGGGCCACTACGATGGACTATAGCTGCTG CAAAAATTTTGCTTTGCACCAGTCAGGTCGTTGACACGGACATCGTTCGAAAGTATGGACTCGGGACACAGAACGATGTAACCCCATCACGCGGTATTGTTGTGATTGCAGACGAAGGTGGCCAATGTCTCGAGACCGAGGCGTGGATTCCTGTCGCTGCCCTGGGCAGGGCTCATGATATCAAGGGCATTATTCGGTTTGGAGACAGGTTTCAGCTGGGTCCTGTCGTCATGAATTCGGGGGATGAACCTTTCAACGAGTTTGCCTCCCAGATCAGTCGATCATTGTTCGACAGAATTCTTCGGTCCACAGAGACCAAGGTGTCGTTGAATATACAACAGCGCATGAGGCCTGAGCTCTGGTAA
- a CDS encoding uncharacterized protein (predicted protein): MIKQGLDAPGRDPFLLHYAGHGVERDGKPIFTSKNGRNLSAMFLLALVEGDSDVLLPDSEIDIVFIFDSCFSHVATRNMVNTERIVEVLAATSPNSALANAAQGRASFTGKLWNEIMYRKVQGHKSVELAVLMDTLITKSPQVILSYELLVGVHSLWLELPGGSVSTAVPPLVVEPQYFAVFSMLPNLYPHLHLPH; encoded by the coding sequence ATGATCAAACAAGGACTAGATGCACCGGGACgagatcctttcctgctCCACTACGCAGGACACGGTGTCGAAAGGGATGGAAAACCTATCTTTACGTCAAAGAACGGCAGAAACCTTTCTGCTATGTTCCTTCTAGCTTTAGTGGAGGGCGATTCTGACGTTCTCTTACCTGATTCCGAGATCGACATTGTGTTTATCTTCGATTCTTGCTTCAGTCATGTTGCGACAAGAAATATGGTCAATACCGAACGCATCGTCGAAGTTCTAGCAGCAACGAGCCCCAACAGTGCTTTGGCCAACGCTGCCCAGGGGCGTGCTTCCTTTACGGGGAAGCTGTGGAATGAAATTATGTACAGAAAGGTACAGGGCCACAAAAGCGTTGAGCTAGCCGTACTTATGGATACCCTCATCACAAAGTCGCCACAGGTGATACTAAGCTACGAGCTCCTTGTCGGGGTACATTCCCTCTGGTTAGAGCTACCAGGAGGATCCGTGTCAACTGCTGTTCCTCCCCTTGTCGTCGAACCGCAGTACTTTGCGGTCTTCTCTATGCTGCCC